In Leptospira langatensis, a single window of DNA contains:
- a CDS encoding uracil-DNA glycosylase family protein: MRSNKEFSQHLDTLIHCRLCPNMKGNPVHGGIPGAKIMSIGQAPGIHEERFGRPFAYTAGKTLFKWFASIGIEEELYRSKVNMSAVCRCFPGKAKSGDRKPDASEVENCSRYLRFEVNYNRPELLIPIGKLAIDQLMDNKKYKLDEVIGKKFKKEYYGVELDWIPLPHPSGLNVWNHTTEGKILIAKSLDLIRKHPAVKRELLGKSLK, encoded by the coding sequence ATGCGATCTAACAAAGAATTCTCACAACATCTAGATACACTGATCCATTGCAGGCTTTGCCCGAATATGAAAGGCAATCCTGTTCATGGCGGGATCCCCGGCGCAAAGATCATGAGTATAGGACAGGCTCCCGGTATTCACGAAGAAAGATTCGGAAGACCCTTCGCATATACTGCAGGCAAGACCTTATTCAAATGGTTTGCCTCCATAGGAATAGAAGAAGAACTTTATCGCTCCAAAGTAAATATGTCCGCGGTCTGTAGATGCTTTCCAGGCAAGGCAAAGAGCGGAGACAGAAAACCGGATGCAAGCGAAGTTGAGAATTGTTCTAGATATCTTCGCTTTGAAGTAAATTACAATCGTCCGGAGCTTTTGATCCCCATCGGTAAATTGGCGATCGACCAACTGATGGACAATAAGAAGTACAAACTAGACGAAGTGATCGGCAAGAAGTTCAAAAAAGAATATTACGGAGTGGAATTGGACTGGATCCCGCTCCCTCATCCTTCGGGTTTGAATGTTTGGAATCATACTACCGAAGGAAAGATCCTAATCGCTAAATCCCTGGATCTGATCCGCAAACATCCTGCGGTGAAGAGAGAACTTTTAGGTAAAAGTCTAAAATAG
- a CDS encoding helix-hairpin-helix domain-containing protein, whose amino-acid sequence MSRDKSLVLKEFQTLPGVGKTISQDLWNLGIRSKEELSGLDPEKLYEQICVYQGGKVDRCMLYVFRCAIYVSGTKDPDPEKMKWWSWKDPLRF is encoded by the coding sequence ATGAGTCGGGACAAATCCTTAGTCTTAAAAGAATTCCAAACCCTGCCGGGGGTAGGCAAAACAATCTCTCAGGATCTTTGGAATTTGGGGATCAGAAGTAAGGAAGAATTGTCTGGCCTCGATCCCGAGAAATTATACGAGCAGATCTGCGTTTACCAAGGAGGCAAGGTGGATCGTTGCATGCTTTATGTGTTCCGATGTGCCATCTATGTTTCAGGCACCAAGGATCCGGATCCAGAAAAAATGAAATGGTGGTCTTGGAAGGACCCGCTTCGATTTTAG
- a CDS encoding helix-turn-helix domain-containing protein translates to MNIFWDARDRSETYTVVPGENCVIGVQVRGRISRVEGERTEALRIAGITGVLTGPRTFYSQANTKSLLIQIPPLLLSRRISVPMNEIKDASLSLEDLFTKSEVSQLLEDCEEANENVSVSSWDASLVFQKFWKNKELKEDSDTYLIEAMQRIRSSAGELGIRSLAEDLGVSQSTLERGFKARVGINPKEFASLVRFRKALEGLGKTESLTELAYGSGYYDQAHFIREFKKKTGTSPKKWNSLNI, encoded by the coding sequence ATGAACATATTCTGGGACGCAAGGGATAGATCCGAAACGTATACTGTTGTTCCAGGGGAGAACTGCGTGATCGGGGTTCAGGTTCGTGGCCGGATCTCCAGAGTAGAAGGAGAAAGGACGGAGGCGCTTCGAATCGCGGGAATTACAGGAGTGCTAACAGGTCCTCGAACCTTTTATTCCCAAGCCAATACAAAATCACTGCTCATCCAAATCCCTCCCTTGTTGCTTTCCAGAAGGATCTCCGTACCCATGAACGAGATCAAGGATGCTAGCCTTTCTCTCGAAGATCTTTTTACTAAATCGGAAGTTTCCCAACTACTCGAGGATTGTGAAGAAGCAAACGAAAATGTGAGCGTATCCAGCTGGGACGCCTCTCTTGTTTTCCAGAAATTCTGGAAGAACAAAGAACTGAAAGAAGACAGTGATACTTATCTAATCGAAGCAATGCAAAGGATCCGTTCTAGTGCCGGAGAGTTAGGAATTCGTTCACTCGCAGAAGACTTGGGAGTCAGCCAGAGCACATTGGAGCGAGGGTTTAAGGCCAGAGTAGGGATCAATCCGAAGGAATTTGCGAGTCTCGTTCGATTCAGAAAAGCATTGGAAGGCTTGGGAAAGACAGAAAGTCTCACAGAGCTAGCTTACGGATCCGGATATTATGACCAGGCTCACTTTATAAGAGAATTTAAGAAGAAAACAGGCACTAGTCCTAAGAAATGGAATTCCTTAAATATTTAA
- a CDS encoding cation-binding protein: protein MQTNRWKVYDIPHRAIRYALSILVQETGNTDFKDRNEVDEFFRLSLEVFRILEIHARDEEAVSLRHLDLKLPNASLKDKEAHIRLEKKLQELSVLAANIKTSAHLGEGKEIRMGEEFYEKLIDFQARYFLHMREEEMETQAKIHEYFTDEELQAHQKEIMSSLEKEDIRLWAKFILPNLPAERRKQFEGMLAAFA from the coding sequence TATGATATCCCACATAGGGCCATACGTTATGCGCTCTCTATATTGGTACAGGAAACCGGAAATACGGACTTTAAGGATCGGAACGAAGTGGACGAGTTCTTTCGACTCAGTTTGGAAGTATTTCGGATCTTGGAGATCCACGCCAGGGACGAAGAGGCAGTCAGTCTACGTCATTTGGATTTAAAACTTCCGAATGCTTCTTTGAAGGATAAGGAAGCTCATATAAGATTGGAGAAGAAACTGCAAGAGCTCTCCGTCCTGGCAGCAAATATAAAGACCAGCGCTCATCTAGGTGAAGGAAAAGAGATCCGGATGGGAGAGGAATTTTACGAAAAGCTAATTGACTTTCAGGCACGGTATTTTCTTCACATGAGAGAAGAAGAGATGGAGACCCAGGCAAAGATCCACGAATATTTTACGGACGAAGAGTTGCAGGCTCATCAAAAAGAGATCATGTCCTCTTTAGAGAAGGAAGATATCCGTCTTTGGGCCAAATTCATTCTGCCAAATTTACCGGCCGAAAGAAGAAAACAGTTCGAAGGAATGCTTGCCGCTTTTGCCTGA